From one Microbacterium aurum genomic stretch:
- a CDS encoding restriction endonuclease subunit S → MTWETVPLGDVVELMYGKALKSGDRIEGRYPVVGSGGVVGTHADAVVESPTLVVGRKGSIGSLTWAPDGCWPIDTAYYVSPRRDFDLRWLYWTLHNVGLDRMNKSAAVPGLNREDAYRARIPLPPLPEQRRIAAILDEADALRGHATAARATAKSATESLFISMFGDPLLNPHGWEVSTLGDIATKISDGPFGSNLKSSHYVEDGVRVVRLKNIGVGEFLDDDKAYISREHFQRLKRHELDVQDIVVGTLGDPILRAAAVPDNIGPAINKADCVQVRVDGNRSTREYIVDALNMRTVVGQAGLLAHGQTRSRISMSQVRQLQLPVPPLSIQREYGKLRQHHSMLLHAAEARTAQLDALFASLQHRAFRGEL, encoded by the coding sequence GTGACCTGGGAGACGGTGCCCCTGGGGGATGTGGTCGAGCTCATGTACGGCAAGGCACTCAAGTCAGGTGATCGAATCGAGGGCCGATATCCCGTCGTCGGGTCGGGTGGGGTCGTTGGAACTCACGCCGACGCCGTAGTCGAATCGCCGACGCTGGTCGTCGGCCGAAAGGGCTCGATCGGTTCTCTGACGTGGGCTCCCGATGGCTGTTGGCCTATCGATACGGCCTATTACGTCTCGCCCCGGCGCGATTTCGATCTGCGATGGCTCTACTGGACATTGCACAACGTCGGACTCGATCGGATGAACAAGTCTGCGGCCGTGCCGGGCCTCAACCGCGAAGACGCATACCGCGCTCGTATCCCTCTCCCGCCCCTCCCCGAGCAGCGCCGGATCGCCGCGATCCTCGACGAGGCTGACGCCCTCCGCGGCCATGCGACGGCCGCGAGGGCGACCGCGAAATCCGCCACGGAGTCCCTCTTCATCTCGATGTTCGGCGATCCTCTATTGAATCCGCACGGGTGGGAAGTCTCGACCCTCGGGGACATCGCGACGAAAATCAGCGACGGCCCGTTCGGCAGCAACCTCAAATCTTCGCACTATGTGGAAGATGGCGTCCGTGTCGTCCGCTTGAAGAACATCGGTGTCGGCGAGTTCCTTGACGACGACAAGGCCTACATCTCAAGAGAGCACTTCCAACGCCTCAAGCGGCACGAACTGGACGTCCAGGACATCGTCGTCGGGACTCTCGGCGATCCCATCCTCCGCGCCGCTGCCGTCCCCGACAACATCGGTCCTGCGATCAACAAAGCCGACTGCGTCCAGGTGCGGGTGGACGGGAATCGATCGACGCGGGAATATATCGTGGACGCGTTGAACATGAGAACAGTCGTAGGACAGGCCGGCCTGCTGGCTCACGGCCAGACTCGTTCGCGGATCAGCATGTCGCAGGTCAGACAGCTCCAGCTTCCCGTTCCCCCGCTGTCGATTCAGCGTGAGTATGGGAAGCTTCGACAGCACCACTCCATGCTCCTCCATGCTGCGGAGGCACGAACCGCGCAGCTCGACGCGCTCTTCGCCTCGCTGCAGCACCGCGCGTTCCGAGGAGAGCTGTGA
- a CDS encoding type I restriction-modification system subunit M, with product MVTGELKRQVDRVWDAFWSGGIANPVEVIEQITYLLFIKRLDELHTKAELKAARFGEEINDPVFPDGFDGELPGRRPYRDLRWSVFTNFAPAEMFEVVSEHVFPWLRRLGAEGSSYARNMRDARFTIPTPALLTKVVDLLGEIPMDDRDTKGDIYEYMLMKLSTSGTNGQFRTARHIIQLMVDMQQPRPDDRIIDPAVGTAGFLVAAEEYLRAQHPEIWTDAAARAHFNGPMFTGYDSDAAMARIASMNMLLHGVENPTIERADSLSEGHPGLDEFTLVLANPPFAGSLDDETVSKDLQKVVKTRKTELLFLVLMVRMLRNGGRAAVIVPEGVLFGSSNAHKAVRRMLVDDHKLDAVIKLPSGTFKPYTGVSTAILLFTKTSSGGTDHVWFYDVRADGMTLDDKRTPIEANDLPDVLARWQNQDAESTRARTDQSFMVPRQEIVDNGYDLSLNRYKEIEIEEVEHRSPSEILDELDALEVQIQDGLKRLREMLA from the coding sequence GTGGTCACGGGTGAGCTCAAGCGTCAGGTCGACAGGGTGTGGGATGCCTTCTGGTCGGGAGGCATCGCCAATCCCGTGGAGGTGATCGAGCAGATCACGTACCTCCTGTTCATCAAGCGCCTCGACGAGCTGCACACGAAGGCCGAGCTGAAGGCCGCCCGGTTCGGCGAGGAGATCAACGACCCGGTCTTTCCGGACGGGTTCGACGGCGAACTGCCCGGTCGGCGGCCGTACCGCGACCTCCGCTGGAGCGTGTTCACGAACTTCGCCCCGGCGGAGATGTTCGAGGTCGTGTCGGAGCACGTCTTCCCGTGGCTGCGCCGTCTCGGCGCCGAGGGTTCGAGCTACGCCCGCAACATGCGGGACGCGCGCTTCACGATTCCGACGCCGGCGCTGCTGACGAAGGTCGTCGATCTGCTCGGGGAGATCCCGATGGACGACCGTGACACCAAGGGCGACATCTACGAGTACATGCTCATGAAGCTGTCGACGAGCGGCACGAACGGCCAGTTCCGCACGGCTCGGCACATCATCCAGCTGATGGTCGACATGCAGCAGCCGCGGCCCGACGACCGCATCATCGACCCCGCCGTGGGCACCGCCGGCTTCCTCGTCGCCGCCGAGGAGTATCTGCGTGCGCAGCATCCCGAGATCTGGACGGATGCCGCCGCTCGCGCGCATTTCAACGGCCCGATGTTCACCGGGTACGACTCCGACGCCGCGATGGCGCGGATCGCGAGCATGAACATGTTGCTGCACGGCGTCGAGAATCCCACGATCGAGCGCGCGGACTCGCTGTCGGAGGGGCATCCCGGCCTCGATGAGTTCACGCTGGTGCTCGCCAATCCGCCTTTCGCCGGGTCGCTCGACGACGAGACCGTGTCGAAGGATCTGCAGAAGGTCGTGAAGACGCGCAAGACCGAGCTGCTCTTCCTCGTGCTGATGGTGCGGATGCTGCGCAACGGCGGCCGAGCCGCGGTGATCGTCCCCGAGGGAGTCCTCTTCGGGTCGAGCAACGCGCACAAGGCCGTGCGTCGGATGCTGGTCGATGACCACAAGCTCGATGCGGTGATCAAGCTGCCGTCGGGCACGTTCAAGCCGTACACCGGGGTGTCGACGGCGATCCTGCTCTTCACCAAGACCTCCTCGGGCGGAACGGACCACGTGTGGTTCTACGACGTGCGCGCCGACGGCATGACCCTCGACGACAAGCGCACCCCGATCGAGGCGAACGACCTGCCCGACGTTCTCGCTCGCTGGCAGAACCAGGATGCCGAGTCCACCCGCGCGCGCACTGATCAGAGCTTCATGGTGCCCAGACAGGAGATCGTCGACAACGGCTACGACCTCTCGCTGAACCGCTATAAGGAGATCGAGATCGAGGAGGTCGAGCACCGCTCCCCGTCCGAGATCCTCGACGAACTCGACGCGCTCGAGGTCCAGATCCAGGACGGGCTGAAGCGCCTGCGGGAGATGCTCGCGTGA
- a CDS encoding thiolase family protein translates to MSTVARTAVIVDAVRTPSGRGKPGGALSGIHPVDLAAHVLRATLERNGLESSQIDDVLLGCVSQVGEQTMNIARQAVLAAGFDERVPATTIDRQCGSSQQAAHFAAQGVMAGQYDIVIAGGVESMSRVPLGIAASVAGSPFSPALHERYPAGLVNQGVSAELIAARWDLSRETLDAFAAESHRRAADAAAQGRFASQLLPVPTDAGEFAVDETVRPATTEAGLSGLAPAFRTDALAERFPELDWRITPGNSSPLTDGASAVLIVSEQKAIELGLTPRARFHAFAVVGDDPLMMLTGPIPATRRILERSGLGIEDIDAYEVNEAFASVPLAWAAEVGADAAKLNPWGGAIALGHALGSSGTRLLGTLLAHLEATGGRYGLQTMCEGGGMANATIIERL, encoded by the coding sequence ATGAGCACCGTCGCCCGCACCGCTGTCATCGTCGACGCCGTCCGCACTCCGTCGGGTCGGGGCAAACCCGGTGGCGCGCTCAGCGGCATCCATCCCGTCGATCTGGCGGCACACGTGCTGCGCGCGACGCTCGAGCGCAACGGCCTGGAGTCGTCGCAGATCGACGATGTGCTGCTCGGCTGCGTGAGCCAGGTGGGCGAGCAGACGATGAACATCGCCCGGCAGGCGGTGCTCGCGGCCGGGTTCGACGAGCGCGTCCCCGCGACGACCATCGACCGGCAGTGCGGATCGAGTCAGCAGGCCGCGCACTTCGCCGCGCAGGGCGTGATGGCGGGGCAGTACGACATCGTGATCGCGGGTGGCGTCGAGTCGATGAGCCGGGTGCCGCTGGGTATCGCGGCATCCGTCGCGGGGTCGCCGTTCTCGCCGGCCCTGCACGAGCGCTATCCTGCCGGACTCGTCAACCAGGGCGTGTCGGCGGAGTTGATCGCCGCCCGGTGGGACCTGTCCCGGGAGACCCTGGATGCCTTCGCCGCCGAGTCCCACCGGCGTGCCGCCGACGCCGCCGCGCAGGGACGCTTCGCCTCGCAGCTGCTCCCGGTGCCGACGGATGCCGGAGAGTTCGCCGTCGACGAGACCGTGCGCCCGGCGACCACCGAGGCGGGGCTGTCGGGCCTCGCGCCCGCGTTCCGCACCGACGCGCTCGCCGAGCGCTTCCCCGAGCTCGACTGGCGAATCACCCCGGGGAACTCCTCGCCGCTGACCGATGGCGCATCCGCCGTGCTCATCGTGAGCGAGCAGAAGGCGATCGAGCTCGGCCTCACGCCGCGGGCGCGGTTCCACGCGTTCGCCGTCGTCGGCGATGATCCGCTGATGATGCTGACGGGACCGATCCCCGCGACGCGTCGCATCCTGGAGCGCAGCGGGCTGGGCATCGAGGACATCGACGCGTACGAGGTCAACGAGGCGTTCGCGTCGGTGCCGCTCGCCTGGGCCGCCGAGGTCGGGGCGGATGCCGCCAAGCTGAACCCCTGGGGAGGAGCGATCGCGCTGGGTCACGCGCTCGGATCCAGCGGCACGCGGCTGCTCGGCACGCTGCTCGCGCATCTTGAAGCCACCGGTGGCCGTTACGGGTTGCAGACCATGTGCGAGGGCGGCGGCATGGCGAATGCGACCATCATCGAGCGCCTGTGA
- a CDS encoding enoyl-CoA hydratase produces MTEYETILTEQRGRVGWITLNRPEALNALNSQVMRDVVAAAEAFDADEGVGAIVVTGSERAFAAGADIKEMQGKTGREMIMGDHFGAWARFADVRTPVIAAVSGYALGGGCELAMMCDIILAADTARFGQPEVNLGVIPGMGGTQRLIRAVGYYKAAELILTGRMMDAAEAERAGLVSRVVPASDLLDDAQRTAETIASKSLPSVFAAKAALDAAMESPLAEGLRFERHVFAALFDTADQKEGMAAFREKREPRFTQR; encoded by the coding sequence ATGACTGAGTACGAGACCATCCTCACCGAGCAGCGCGGCCGCGTCGGGTGGATCACGCTGAATCGGCCCGAGGCGCTCAACGCCCTGAACTCGCAGGTGATGCGCGACGTCGTCGCGGCGGCAGAGGCGTTCGACGCCGATGAGGGCGTCGGCGCGATCGTCGTCACCGGCAGCGAGCGCGCGTTCGCCGCCGGGGCCGACATCAAGGAGATGCAGGGCAAGACCGGCCGCGAGATGATCATGGGCGACCACTTCGGCGCGTGGGCGCGGTTCGCCGATGTCCGCACGCCGGTCATCGCCGCCGTCTCGGGCTACGCGCTGGGCGGCGGGTGCGAGCTCGCCATGATGTGCGACATCATCCTCGCGGCCGACACCGCCCGGTTCGGCCAGCCCGAGGTCAACCTCGGCGTCATTCCGGGCATGGGTGGCACGCAGCGCCTGATCCGCGCGGTCGGCTACTACAAGGCCGCCGAGCTGATCCTGACCGGGCGCATGATGGATGCCGCGGAGGCCGAGCGTGCGGGCCTGGTGTCGCGTGTCGTCCCGGCATCCGATCTGCTCGACGACGCCCAGCGCACCGCGGAGACCATCGCGTCGAAGTCGCTGCCGAGCGTGTTCGCCGCGAAGGCGGCGCTGGATGCCGCAATGGAGTCGCCGCTCGCCGAAGGCCTGCGGTTCGAGCGGCACGTGTTTGCGGCGCTGTTCGACACGGCAGACCAGAAGGAGGGCATGGCCGCCTTCCGCGAGAAGCGGGAGCCGCGCTTCACTCAGCGGTGA